The Actinomyces lilanjuaniae genome segment AGCGGGAACAGCCTGGAGCACAAAGCTCCTGGCCGTGCTCAAAGTCACCTCACGCGTTCCAGCCAGGCGCTCACGTGCTGCCGTTACACGCACGGACAGCTCGGCGACCAGCTGTGGGTCCGGGGCTGCCGAGCGCACCTGGGACAGGTGACGGGCGCACATTCGGTAGAGCATGACAAGCTCGTCAGCCTGCGCCCCTGTCAGTCGTCTGCTGGAGACGAGCCGGTCAAGGCGGTCCCACTGGTCACGGTGTGCCGCAGCAAAGGCGTCAAGATCCACAACGGGAGTCTGCCATGACAGCCACGCCAACAACGACAAACGCGACCACCACGGCAGCACTGTCCTCATATCCTGACCAGTCCGGGCGCCCCGGGACCGCAGGCGACATCACAGGCGACATCGCAGGTGACATCGCAAGCGACATGGTCGTCACCGCCGAGGCCGTCGCCCTGGAGGCACTGCCCGCGACCGCCGTCTCACGACTGCTGTCAGGTGCTGTCGACTACGGCATCTACGCCGTGGGAGCGTTACTGACTCTTACCACCATCGGCCGTCTCTCCGCTGCCCGCATACTGCCCTCTCCCTCCGGCGCCCTCCTCAGCGTCAGCCTGTCCCTGACCGCCTTCACCTGGATCGTCGTGGTTCCGATAGCGGTCGAGATCCTCTCTCGTGGCCGCAGCGCGGGCCGCCTGGTCACAGGGGCTCGAGTGGTACGCGACGACGGCGGCGCTGTCAGGCTGCGGCACAGCCTCGTCAGGGCGCTAGTCGGTGCCGTCGAAATCTGGGGCACCGGGGCGCTCCTGGCACTGGTCAGCTGCGTGGTGACCAGGCGAGGCAAGCGCCTGGGAGACCTGCTCGCGGGCACCTACGTGGTGCGCGACCACTACGACAGCCTTCACAGGGCACCGCTGCTCATGCCTCCCGAGCTGGCGGCGTGGGCAGCTGGTGCCGACCTGGGAAGGCTTCCTGGCAACGTGACGCTGGTAGCCCGCACCTTTCTTCAGCGCTCTGCCGGGCTGCGGGAGCCCTACCGGCAGCAGCTAGGCACGCACCTGGCCACCCAGGTCAGCGAGTACGTCTCTCCTCCCCCGCCGCCAGGCACCCACCCGGAGCGCTTCCTGGCTGCGGTACTGGTGCAGCGGCGCGACCGGGAGCTGGCCCTGGAGCTGGAAAGACGTCACCTGGAGGAGACAGTACGTCACAGCATGGCACGGCTACCTTTTGAGGTCGGCAGCGGCGACGCCCGGTGACGCCCGGGCAGGGTGACGCCCGGGCAGAAGACTCCCGCGAGCCCAACAGGCAGCAACTGCTCCGAAGCCCCCTCTCCTCGCCCCTCCTGGGCTCCTCAGCCTCCTCCTAGTCCTCAGCCTCCTCCTTCTCGCCACGCAGGACCCTCAGGTGGCCGCGACGCAGGATCTCTCCCTCAGCCACCTCCGGCAGCGGAGGCAGCGGAGCCGTCACAGGCCCGGGTATCACCCCGCCCGGACGAGGACGACGCTCAGCGGGCGGAGGAGCCGGGCGGGGAGCACGCGAGGCCTCCCGCACCGCGTCCGCCAGCGCCAGCAGGTCGTCCTCGCTCGGTGGGGCGGGCGTGAAGTCGGTCGCCAGCCGAATCACCTGCCAGCCTCGGGGTGCGGTAAAGGAGGACACGTGCTTCTCGCACAGGTCGTAGGCCTCGGGCTGCGCCTCAGTTGCCAACGGCCCCAGGACGATCGTGGAGTCCGCATACACGGAGGTCAAGGTGGCCACGGCGGGACGCTCGCAGCCGGGCCTGCGGCAGTGTCGGACTCTTCTCACGCACGCAGGCTACCGTGCCGCTGCCCCTGACGGGGAGGAATCCCGCATACGCTGGCGACGTGACCTCCCCGTTCTCCCCCGTCGCCACCTCGTCGCACTACCCCGGCAGGCGGCGCAGACGCGACCGGCACGGACGGGGACAGCGCGGGCCGCTGCTCCCACCGAGCCTGCCAGCGTGGCGGACGCGCGCTGAGCGGTTTGACGAGCTGGTCATCGCCGCTGCGCGGGACCTGGCCACCCGGTGGCCCCAGGTCAAGGATATCCAGTTCGCGGTGGAGGAGGTCCCGCCCTCCGACCCCGCCCCCTGGGAACGGTCGGTAGTCCTCGGGAGAGGGTTCACGGCGGAGCCACGAGCGGGCCTGCCTGCACGCGTCATCATCTACCGGCGCCCAGTGGCCTCGCGTGTGGTCGCGAGCCAGGCGGGACCCACGGCGCTGGCCGAGCTGGTACGCCAGGTGGTCGTCGAGCAGGTGGCTCTCATGCTGGGGCGCCGTCCCGAGGAGATCGACCCCGGCTGAGACAGGGGCCGCCGACCCCCACCAGCAGCCC includes the following:
- a CDS encoding metallopeptidase family protein produces the protein MTSPFSPVATSSHYPGRRRRRDRHGRGQRGPLLPPSLPAWRTRAERFDELVIAAARDLATRWPQVKDIQFAVEEVPPSDPAPWERSVVLGRGFTAEPRAGLPARVIIYRRPVASRVVASQAGPTALAELVRQVVVEQVALMLGRRPEEIDPG
- a CDS encoding DUF3499 domain-containing protein; translated protein: MRRVRHCRRPGCERPAVATLTSVYADSTIVLGPLATEAQPEAYDLCEKHVSSFTAPRGWQVIRLATDFTPAPPSEDDLLALADAVREASRAPRPAPPPAERRPRPGGVIPGPVTAPLPPLPEVAEGEILRRGHLRVLRGEKEEAED
- a CDS encoding RDD family protein, producing MVVTAEAVALEALPATAVSRLLSGAVDYGIYAVGALLTLTTIGRLSAARILPSPSGALLSVSLSLTAFTWIVVVPIAVEILSRGRSAGRLVTGARVVRDDGGAVRLRHSLVRALVGAVEIWGTGALLALVSCVVTRRGKRLGDLLAGTYVVRDHYDSLHRAPLLMPPELAAWAAGADLGRLPGNVTLVARTFLQRSAGLREPYRQQLGTHLATQVSEYVSPPPPPGTHPERFLAAVLVQRRDRELALELERRHLEETVRHSMARLPFEVGSGDAR